A section of the Candidatus Omnitrophota bacterium genome encodes:
- a CDS encoding Bax inhibitor-1/YccA family protein: MRTANPALNTNAFKAVRRLDAATSMTINGTVNRTFILLFLLVMSANFVWQRAAQASGLMILGLIGGFIVAMVTVFKKEWAPVTAPVYALLEGLALGGISAIFEMQYPGIVIQAVFLTFATLFSLLFAYKSGLIKVSENFKLGVVAATGGIALVYFATIILGFFGVSIPFIHSSGPIGIGFSLFVVVIAALNLVLDFDFIEQGSKLGAPKYMEWYGAFGLTVTLIWLYIEILRLLVKSRRR; this comes from the coding sequence ATGCGCACGGCAAATCCAGCGTTAAACACCAATGCGTTTAAGGCGGTTCGACGCTTAGATGCTGCCACGAGCATGACTATTAACGGGACAGTAAATAGGACATTTATTTTACTCTTTTTGTTAGTCATGAGCGCTAATTTTGTCTGGCAAAGAGCTGCGCAAGCAAGTGGTTTGATGATATTGGGCCTAATCGGCGGTTTTATTGTTGCTATGGTGACAGTTTTTAAAAAGGAATGGGCACCAGTAACTGCTCCAGTCTATGCCTTGCTTGAGGGTTTAGCGCTGGGTGGTATATCTGCCATATTTGAAATGCAATATCCGGGAATTGTTATCCAGGCAGTTTTTTTGACGTTTGCCACACTATTTAGTCTACTTTTTGCCTATAAATCAGGCCTTATAAAGGTAAGTGAGAATTTTAAATTAGGCGTAGTAGCTGCAACAGGGGGTATCGCCTTAGTTTATTTTGCTACAATAATCTTAGGTTTTTTTGGAGTCAGCATTCCATTTATTCATTCAAGTGGTCCCATCGGTATAGGCTTTAGCCTTTTTGTTGTTGTTATTGCTGCGTTGAATTTGGTATTAGATTTTGATTTTATTGAACAGGGTTCTAAATTAGGCGCACCAAAATATATGGAATGGTATGGCGCATTTGGTCTTACGGTTACTCTTATCTGGCTCTATATTGAGATATTAAGACTCCTGGTCAAGAGCAGGCGTCGTTAA
- a CDS encoding sulfide/dihydroorotate dehydrogenase-like FAD/NAD-binding protein: MKIKAKKTLIDNKDYRIISLRISSPHIASCVKPGQFIVVMVKAKGERIPLTVVDAKNEEITLIFQEAGYSTKLLGNLNEGDSVYALVGPLGCATEIKNYGKVILVAGGVGIAEIYPVAKRLKEEGNYIVTILGTRTKDLLFLEEELRGISDEIHITTDDGSYSRKGFTTDVLKDILSKAKFDLVYAVGPIPMMEIASSVTKEFGVRTMVSLNTLMLDATGMCGCCRVSVDNIVKFACVDGPEFDAHLIDWDELKKRNRIYEEKEKHICRLSKL; this comes from the coding sequence ATGAAAATAAAAGCCAAGAAAACCTTAATAGATAATAAGGATTATAGAATTATTAGCTTGAGGATTTCAAGCCCTCATATTGCTTCTTGTGTGAAGCCTGGCCAATTCATAGTGGTCATGGTTAAGGCTAAAGGTGAGAGGATTCCCCTTACTGTAGTAGATGCAAAAAATGAGGAAATTACTTTAATCTTTCAGGAGGCAGGGTATTCTACCAAGCTTTTAGGAAATCTAAATGAAGGCGATTCGGTTTATGCCTTAGTCGGTCCCTTAGGATGCGCAACAGAAATTAAAAACTATGGAAAGGTAATTCTAGTGGCGGGAGGAGTGGGCATTGCGGAGATCTATCCTGTGGCGAAAAGATTAAAAGAGGAAGGAAATTATATAGTTACTATTTTGGGTACAAGGACAAAAGATCTATTGTTTTTGGAAGAGGAGTTAAGAGGAATTTCTGATGAAATTCACATAACTACCGATGACGGTTCTTATTCAAGAAAAGGTTTTACGACTGATGTTTTAAAAGATATACTCAGCAAAGCTAAGTTTGATTTAGTTTATGCTGTCGGCCCTATCCCGATGATGGAGATAGCATCTTCTGTAACCAAAGAGTTTGGCGTCAGAACAATGGTTTCTTTAAATACCTTGATGCTGGATGCAACCGGCATGTGCGGATGTTGCCGGGTAAGCGTTGATAATATAGTGAAATTTGCCTGCGTTGACGGGCCAGAATTCGATGCGCATCTAATAGACTGGGATGAGTTAAAAAAGAGAAATAGGATATACGAAGAAAAAGAAAAACATATTTGTAGACTTTCTAAATTATGA
- the hydG gene encoding [FeFe] hydrogenase H-cluster radical SAM maturase HydG: protein MLLETVKKDSWIGNRIKKDQIEKYLSKGESFINEGLINQALITNIEASPARIKDILKKSLEVKTLTLDEAAALLNVKDSSLWEEMRQTAAQVKRKVYDNRIVTFAPLYLSNLCVNNCLYCAFREDNSIIRRRSLKLDEVRRETEALAGEIGHKRLIVVYGEHPKTDIDYMASTIGTIYGVKVKTKNGCGQIRRVNVNAAPLSIEDLGVLHGLGIGTYQVFQETYHYETYEKFHPKGTIKADYKWRLYCMHRALEAGIDDIGIGVLFGLYNWKFEVLALLSHARELEQKFAVGPHTISFPRVEAAANTPSFTKISPYKVSDEDFEKLVTVIRLAVPYTGMILTARESAQIRKKVLPLGCTQTDASTRIGIGAYSDRESKQEGARQQFFLGDTRDLDEVTRELLQMGYITSFCTAGYRCGRTGKCIMQLLRTGKEGEFCKLNAILTFREWLDDFASPQTKQLGEKILKKELDEVKSRMPLDYSRLIQYYERIKQGERDLYF, encoded by the coding sequence TAAAAAAAGACCAAATTGAAAAATATTTGAGTAAGGGTGAGAGTTTTATTAATGAAGGTTTAATAAATCAGGCATTGATTACTAATATTGAAGCCTCTCCTGCAAGAATCAAGGATATCCTTAAGAAATCATTAGAGGTTAAAACCCTGACCCTTGATGAGGCCGCAGCCCTATTGAATGTTAAGGATAGCTCGTTATGGGAGGAGATGAGGCAGACTGCGGCTCAAGTTAAGAGAAAGGTTTACGATAACAGAATTGTTACCTTTGCGCCTTTATATCTTAGTAATCTCTGCGTAAATAATTGTCTTTATTGTGCTTTTAGAGAAGACAATTCGATAATAAGAAGAAGATCGCTCAAGCTAGATGAGGTGCGCAGGGAAACAGAGGCATTGGCAGGAGAGATTGGACATAAACGCTTAATAGTTGTTTATGGAGAACATCCAAAAACAGATATAGATTATATGGCTTCTACAATAGGAACAATTTACGGGGTCAAGGTAAAGACAAAGAATGGTTGCGGCCAAATACGCAGGGTTAATGTTAATGCCGCACCATTATCCATAGAAGATTTAGGGGTTTTACATGGATTGGGAATAGGAACCTATCAGGTGTTTCAGGAGACCTACCATTATGAAACTTACGAGAAGTTTCATCCCAAAGGGACGATAAAGGCAGATTATAAATGGAGATTGTATTGCATGCATCGGGCGCTTGAGGCAGGTATTGATGATATAGGTATCGGTGTCCTCTTTGGCTTATATAACTGGAAATTCGAAGTCTTAGCGCTCCTTTCTCATGCGCGCGAACTTGAGCAAAAATTCGCAGTAGGTCCTCATACTATTTCTTTCCCCCGAGTTGAAGCAGCTGCCAATACCCCATCTTTTACTAAGATATCGCCTTATAAGGTCAGCGATGAAGATTTCGAGAAATTGGTTACTGTAATAAGACTAGCTGTTCCTTATACAGGCATGATCCTTACTGCTCGGGAAAGTGCACAGATAAGAAAAAAGGTTCTTCCTTTAGGTTGTACCCAGACAGATGCCTCTACAAGGATAGGCATAGGCGCTTATAGCGATCGTGAGTCTAAACAAGAAGGGGCAAGACAGCAGTTTTTCTTGGGTGATACCAGAGATTTAGATGAGGTAACAAGGGAATTACTTCAGATGGGTTATATTACTTCTTTCTGTACTGCTGGTTATCGCTGTGGCAGGACTGGAAAATGTATTATGCAGCTTCTTAGAACAGGCAAGGAAGGGGAATTCTGTAAATTAAATGCAATACTTACGTTTAGAGAATGGCTCGATGATTTTGCAAGCCCTCAAACAAAACAACTAGGTGAGAAAATTCTTAAGAAAGAATTAGACGAGGTTAAGTCTAGGATGCCCTTAGATTATTCTAGGCTCATCCAATATTACGAAAGGATTAAGCAGGGAGAGAGGGATCTCTATTTCTAA
- the trxA gene encoding thioredoxin: MSLLHLDDNNFQKEILEGEKPAMVDFYTTWCGPCKIVSPIIEELAEEYKGRFKVAKVNVEEAQNVATKYSIMSVPTLLFFKAGRVIDQVVGVLSKQQLKIKMDKFLA, translated from the coding sequence ATGAGTTTGCTCCATCTTGATGATAATAATTTCCAGAAAGAGATATTAGAAGGGGAGAAACCAGCCATGGTAGATTTCTATACCACCTGGTGCGGCCCCTGTAAAATCGTCTCACCAATTATTGAAGAATTGGCCGAGGAATATAAAGGTCGCTTCAAGGTTGCTAAAGTAAATGTAGAGGAGGCACAGAATGTTGCTACTAAATATTCAATCATGTCTGTTCCTACACTTTTGTTTTTTAAAGCCGGCAGAGTTATTGATCAGGTTGTCGGCGTTTTATCAAAGCAGCAATTAAAGATAAAAATGGATAAGTTTCTCGCTTAA
- a CDS encoding aspartate 1-decarboxylase produces MYREIARSKIHRVRITETQLYYEGSITIDKDLLEAADIVEGEKVDVLNLANGSRVQTYVIAAASGSGSVILNGPAAKSGKKGDEVIIITYYLIPNNEIGKIKTTPRVVYVDENNRKVRVKE; encoded by the coding sequence ATGTATAGAGAAATCGCAAGAAGTAAAATTCATCGCGTCCGGATTACCGAGACACAGCTTTACTACGAAGGCAGTATTACGATAGATAAGGATTTACTTGAAGCTGCTGATATCGTTGAAGGAGAAAAGGTGGATGTGCTCAATCTAGCAAATGGAAGTCGAGTTCAGACCTATGTTATTGCTGCTGCATCAGGAAGCGGTAGCGTCATCTTAAACGGTCCAGCTGCAAAGAGTGGTAAAAAAGGAGACGAGGTTATAATCATTACCTATTATCTTATTCCCAATAATGAGATTGGAAAGATTAAGACAACGCCTAGGGTAGTCTACGTAGACGAAAATAATCGCAAAGTAAGGGTGAAGGAATGA
- the gltA gene encoding NADPH-dependent glutamate synthase, whose product MNKDPVGSKELDRAKRITNFNEVILGLSEQEATLEASRCLQCKKPTCIAGCPVEIDIKKFIYQITQKDYRGAYFTIREKNNFPSVCGRVCPAEYQCRKACVLTKKGLPFASLEAINIHFLERFVGDYGIKNCIEPDVRKTKDKKFKDKKVAVVGSGPAGLCAAGELAKRGIKVVVFESLHKPGGVLQYGIPPFRLGRDILDFEITYLKKLGVDIIPNFIVGKAKTLDALLSEGYSAIFLGLGAGVPSFLGIKGENLCNVYSANEFLTRVNLMSAFKFPEFHTPVNIGKKVIVIGGGNTAMDSARVALRLQSINSIRPDTSIFYRRTDLEMPARRPEIEHAKEEGVGFEFLVKPLEFRGDKRGYIKEMVCQKCRLGEPDSSGRKRPVPIEGSEFNVDCDLVIIAVGLKANRVLTSVTPSLEVDKYSDLVVNPITMETSVRRVFAGGDIVGGEGTVIEAMGMAKKASKAIIEYLS is encoded by the coding sequence ATGAACAAAGATCCAGTAGGTTCAAAAGAATTAGATAGAGCGAAGAGAATAACCAATTTCAATGAGGTTATCTTAGGGCTTTCTGAACAAGAGGCGACTCTTGAGGCTAGCCGCTGTCTTCAGTGCAAGAAGCCGACTTGTATTGCCGGATGCCCCGTAGAAATAGATATAAAGAAATTCATTTACCAGATTACACAGAAGGATTACAGGGGAGCTTATTTTACAATTCGCGAAAAGAACAATTTCCCTTCTGTTTGCGGAAGGGTTTGTCCTGCCGAGTATCAGTGCAGAAAGGCCTGTGTCTTGACTAAGAAAGGTCTGCCGTTCGCTTCCCTCGAGGCAATTAATATACACTTTTTAGAAAGATTTGTGGGTGATTATGGAATTAAAAATTGCATTGAGCCTGATGTGAGAAAGACAAAAGATAAAAAATTTAAAGACAAGAAAGTAGCCGTAGTAGGTTCAGGTCCGGCAGGACTCTGCGCAGCAGGAGAGCTGGCAAAGAGGGGTATAAAGGTAGTTGTTTTTGAGAGTCTTCATAAGCCAGGAGGCGTGCTTCAGTATGGAATTCCTCCTTTTAGGCTAGGAAGAGATATCCTTGATTTTGAGATAACCTATCTTAAGAAGTTAGGCGTAGATATTATACCTAATTTTATTGTGGGAAAGGCAAAGACACTAGATGCGCTTTTATCAGAAGGATATTCTGCTATATTTTTAGGACTAGGGGCAGGCGTACCTTCTTTTTTGGGTATAAAAGGAGAAAATTTGTGTAATGTCTACTCTGCAAATGAATTTTTAACCAGGGTCAATCTTATGTCCGCATTTAAGTTTCCTGAATTCCACACCCCTGTTAATATAGGGAAAAAGGTGATAGTTATCGGAGGAGGAAATACAGCCATGGATTCTGCAAGAGTCGCATTGAGATTGCAGAGCATAAATAGCATCAGGCCTGATACATCAATTTTCTATAGGCGCACAGACCTTGAGATGCCGGCAAGGCGGCCTGAGATTGAACATGCAAAGGAAGAGGGCGTGGGCTTTGAGTTCTTGGTCAAACCTTTGGAATTTAGAGGCGATAAGCGCGGTTATATTAAAGAGATGGTTTGTCAAAAATGCAGACTAGGTGAACCTGATAGCTCAGGCAGAAAAAGGCCTGTTCCGATTGAAGGCAGCGAGTTCAATGTAGATTGTGACTTGGTTATTATTGCTGTAGGCCTTAAGGCTAACAGGGTATTGACCAGCGTTACGCCGAGTTTAGAAGTAGATAAATATTCAGATTTAGTAGTTAACCCTATTACTATGGAGACTTCGGTAAGGAGAGTTTTTGCAGGTGGTGATATTGTGGGAGGAGAAGGAACGGTAATTGAGGCAATGGGTATGGCAAAAAAGGCCTCTAAGGCAATAATCGAATATCTTTCATAG
- a CDS encoding flippase-like domain-containing protein, which translates to MKTSISILIRLVVTSLILGFLFLKINFVQVFSIISTCDILFFLASFLLFISLYFFGILRWQMLLHALELRPPLSRIVTAFSGGLFFNMILPSTIGGDVARAYSLFSHTKEASKIVATVILDRLSGFLAVTFIAILSYAFGHSYINSPLIGWIILFIASIFIFISLLLFSRYISEKFCAFLRLLRLKKIEAVWLKIFNALSLFRDKKGVLFRNFLISLLIQGTLVIIFYLIALSLRANTKVIYFFVIVPIIQVISTIPITIGGLGLRDASAVLFFSKVFIPSEIAVSISLISFLFLVIVGVAGGIVYVLTLHTRRL; encoded by the coding sequence TTGAAAACATCCATCTCTATCCTAATACGCTTAGTAGTCACTTCTTTAATCCTTGGTTTTCTCTTTCTGAAGATTAATTTCGTCCAGGTTTTTTCAATTATTAGTACATGTGATATTTTATTTTTTCTCGCATCATTTCTTCTGTTTATCTCGCTTTATTTTTTTGGGATCTTGCGTTGGCAGATGTTATTGCATGCCTTAGAATTGAGGCCACCCTTATCTAGGATTGTTACAGCTTTTTCTGGCGGTCTTTTTTTTAATATGATTTTACCCAGTACCATTGGTGGAGATGTTGCCAGGGCCTACTCTCTTTTTTCACATACCAAAGAGGCAAGTAAGATTGTGGCAACAGTAATATTGGACAGACTCAGCGGATTTTTGGCTGTAACATTTATTGCCATATTATCCTATGCATTTGGCCATTCCTACATTAATAGTCCGCTCATAGGTTGGATTATCCTTTTTATTGCTAGTATTTTTATTTTTATCTCCTTGCTTTTATTCTCAAGGTATATATCGGAGAAATTCTGTGCCTTTTTAAGATTATTGCGATTAAAAAAGATAGAGGCTGTCTGGTTGAAGATTTTTAATGCCTTAAGTCTTTTTAGGGATAAAAAGGGAGTCTTGTTTAGGAATTTTCTAATCTCTTTATTAATTCAAGGAACCCTTGTCATAATATTCTATTTAATTGCCCTATCGCTTAGGGCTAATACCAAAGTTATTTATTTTTTTGTTATTGTGCCAATTATTCAAGTCATATCCACGATTCCTATTACTATCGGCGGTTTGGGATTAAGGGATGCATCGGCAGTACTCTTTTTCTCAAAGGTCTTTATTCCTTCAGAAATTGCTGTTTCTATTTCTTTGATTTCCTTCCTTTTCTTAGTAATAGTAGGCGTAGCCGGAGGCATAGTCTATGTCCTTACATTACATACTCGACGGTTATAA
- the pta gene encoding phosphate acetyltransferase has product MQIERFLRDKAKGIRSEIILPEAGESRVQKAVRIINKEKIARVLLLEKKKLSKNKIKKFANTFYELRRQKGISMLDAVKIVSDPLYYAAMMVKNGEADGFVAGAHYTTPNVARAAIYCLGVDKRFSIASSSFIVAIPDCKYGEAGIFIFADCGIVPDPSSDTLANIAICTAQIARDVIGIKPRVAMLSYSTRGSSVGRLVQKVRRATELVKEKAPGLLVDGEMQVDSAIVPEVSRIKYPNSKLKGRANVLIFPNLEAGNIGYKLVQRLANARAIGPILQGLNFPCSDLSRGCSVDDIVDCVAVTAIRSKKKSDGKR; this is encoded by the coding sequence ATGCAGATTGAGCGATTCTTAAGAGACAAGGCAAAGGGAATAAGGTCAGAAATAATTTTACCTGAAGCTGGTGAATCTCGTGTGCAAAAGGCTGTCAGGATTATAAACAAAGAGAAGATCGCACGCGTCCTGTTATTAGAAAAGAAGAAATTAAGTAAGAATAAAATCAAGAAGTTTGCTAATACCTTTTATGAGCTGCGCAGACAAAAAGGCATATCTATGCTAGATGCAGTAAAAATAGTGAGTGATCCGCTCTATTACGCTGCAATGATGGTGAAGAATGGCGAGGCTGATGGATTTGTCGCCGGAGCTCATTACACCACTCCTAATGTTGCACGCGCGGCAATTTATTGCCTAGGGGTTGATAAACGCTTTAGCATTGCCTCTAGTTCTTTTATAGTAGCCATTCCTGACTGTAAGTATGGTGAAGCAGGTATATTTATCTTTGCTGATTGCGGGATCGTACCAGATCCTTCCTCTGATACATTAGCCAATATTGCTATCTGTACTGCCCAGATTGCCAGAGATGTTATTGGGATTAAGCCACGAGTAGCTATGTTAAGTTATTCTACGCGGGGTTCCTCAGTAGGTCGGCTGGTACAAAAGGTAAGAAGGGCCACAGAGCTCGTAAAAGAGAAAGCGCCAGGACTCCTTGTGGATGGGGAAATGCAAGTAGATAGCGCCATTGTTCCAGAAGTCTCTAGGATAAAATATCCTAACAGCAAACTTAAAGGCAGGGCGAATGTTTTGATTTTTCCTAACTTAGAAGCCGGTAATATTGGTTATAAATTAGTCCAGCGCCTGGCTAATGCCAGGGCTATCGGACCTATCTTGCAAGGACTGAATTTTCCTTGTTCTGATTTATCGCGGGGATGCTCAGTGGATGATATAGTCGATTGCGTTGCGGTTACAGCAATTCGCTCAAAAAAGAAGTCAGATGGGAAGAGATAA
- a CDS encoding AAA family ATPase, producing MKRIFIAATQQNDGKTTVALGLMCNLKERLKKLGFIKPIGQRYLEEEGDKIDEDSLLIERTLKSCGIRCGLKDTSPVAVERGFTEDYITNPQRKVIERKIKEAFKRVSKDRKMMIIEGTGHAGVGSVFDHSNAKVAKMLKSKVIIVSSGGLGRPIDEIVLNKSLFDREKVSVAGVIINKVLPEKYDKINRLIRKGLKRKGVDVLGVMPYNKILSSCTVKQIIEEANFELLLGESFLERRIERIIVGAMQAIDALKYFKDEMLVITPGDREDILSAALKATHADGEKGIKISGFILTGGFVPANSIMKQLTEAKIPVLLSKRDTYSVASIVNSITVKIGPGDKEKIAIAVDMAKQYLDMDRIMGCS from the coding sequence ATGAAAAGGATTTTTATTGCCGCTACACAGCAGAATGATGGCAAGACCACTGTTGCCTTAGGTCTGATGTGTAATCTAAAAGAGCGCTTAAAAAAATTGGGCTTTATCAAGCCAATCGGTCAGAGATATTTAGAAGAGGAAGGGGATAAGATTGATGAGGATTCCTTACTCATAGAGAGAACATTAAAATCATGCGGCATAAGATGTGGTCTTAAGGATACAAGCCCTGTAGCAGTAGAGAGAGGTTTTACTGAAGATTATATAACAAATCCCCAACGCAAGGTAATTGAACGTAAGATAAAGGAGGCGTTCAAGAGAGTATCCAAAGACAGGAAGATGATGATTATTGAAGGCACAGGACATGCTGGCGTAGGTTCTGTCTTTGACCATTCGAATGCCAAAGTAGCTAAGATGCTTAAGTCTAAGGTTATCATTGTCTCAAGTGGTGGCCTGGGACGGCCGATTGATGAGATAGTCCTTAATAAGTCACTTTTTGATAGAGAGAAAGTCTCCGTAGCAGGAGTAATTATTAATAAAGTTTTGCCTGAAAAGTATGATAAAATAAATCGCCTTATACGCAAGGGGCTTAAAAGAAAGGGAGTAGATGTATTGGGCGTTATGCCTTATAATAAGATATTAAGTTCCTGCACTGTAAAGCAAATCATAGAAGAGGCTAATTTTGAATTGCTTTTGGGTGAAAGTTTCTTAGAAAGAAGGATTGAACGGATAATAGTAGGCGCGATGCAGGCTATAGATGCACTTAAATATTTTAAAGATGAGATGTTGGTTATAACGCCGGGTGACCGCGAGGATATTCTATCAGCTGCTCTTAAAGCGACTCATGCTGATGGAGAGAAAGGCATAAAGATTTCGGGTTTTATTCTTACGGGTGGATTCGTCCCCGCAAATAGTATAATGAAACAATTGACCGAGGCAAAGATACCGGTATTACTATCCAAGAGAGACACATATTCAGTCGCCTCTATTGTAAATAGCATTACTGTTAAGATTGGACCTGGGGATAAAGAGAAGATAGCTATTGCAGTGGATATGGCAAAACAGTATTTGGATATGGATAGAATTATGGGGTGTAGTTGA
- the trxB gene encoding thioredoxin-disulfide reductase: protein MNEVNEVIDCIIVGAGPAGLSAALYAARARLKIKIFESHLIGGQIMLTDRLDNYPGFPQGTLPADLIDAIKSEVSNLGVDVQTGRVEKITRLNQSKEGKVFKITCDDREFKSRSLIIATGASPKKLNIEGEEQFLAKGVSYCATCDGPMFKDKTVVVIGGGNAAVEEAIFLSRFVKKLYLAHRRDRLRAVSILQEKLRQVKNCEFLLNSIPVAIEGKDRVNALVIKNVLDNKKARIDCDGVFIFVGIIANTDLVKGLLRLDDKGFIIVDNQMRTSEEGIFACGDARSKDLRQVVTACSDGAQAAFSAQNFIIKY from the coding sequence GTGAATGAAGTAAACGAAGTTATTGATTGTATTATTGTTGGAGCAGGTCCGGCAGGTCTTAGCGCAGCCCTCTATGCAGCCAGGGCGCGTTTAAAAATTAAAATATTTGAATCGCATTTAATTGGCGGCCAAATTATGCTTACCGACCGGCTGGATAATTACCCTGGTTTTCCTCAAGGGACATTGCCAGCTGATTTAATTGATGCTATAAAAAGTGAGGTTAGTAATTTGGGGGTTGATGTACAGACAGGTAGGGTTGAGAAAATTACTAGGCTTAATCAGTCCAAAGAGGGCAAGGTTTTTAAGATAACTTGTGATGATAGAGAATTTAAATCGCGTTCCTTAATAATAGCCACAGGCGCAAGCCCGAAAAAACTCAACATAGAAGGGGAAGAGCAATTCTTAGCCAAAGGTGTTTCTTATTGCGCAACTTGTGATGGCCCTATGTTCAAGGATAAAACAGTTGTTGTAATTGGAGGTGGAAACGCCGCAGTAGAAGAGGCGATATTTTTGAGTCGTTTTGTTAAGAAACTATATCTTGCGCATCGCAGAGATAGATTAAGAGCAGTATCAATATTGCAGGAAAAATTAAGACAGGTTAAAAATTGTGAATTCCTCCTAAATAGCATTCCCGTTGCTATAGAAGGTAAGGATCGAGTCAACGCCCTTGTAATTAAGAATGTTTTGGATAATAAAAAGGCGAGAATTGACTGCGATGGAGTATTTATTTTTGTTGGCATAATCGCCAATACCGACTTAGTGAAGGGGCTGCTTAGGCTTGATGATAAGGGATTTATTATTGTCGATAACCAGATGCGTACTTCAGAAGAAGGTATATTTGCTTGTGGCGACGCCAGGAGTAAGGACCTAAGGCAGGTAGTAACTGCTTGTTCTGATGGTGCGCAGGCAGCATTTTCTGCCCAAAATTTTATAATTAAATATTGA
- a CDS encoding acetate kinase, with translation MRILVLNSGSSSIKYSLFAIPGEKLLKKGLVERIGQKKSRIKNHKQALEKILKDRQDIDAIGHRVVHGAENFRKPQIITKKVLVRLERLSSLAPLHNPANITGIKVCAKILPSVAQVAVFDTAFHQAMPAYAYMYGLPFSYYRRFGIRRYGFHGTSHEYVAVKAAGVLGKPLSKLKLITCHLGNGSSIAAVKAGRSIDTSMGFTPLEGLLMGTRSGDIDPALIFFLKKKLGVSLGRIEHILNKESGLKGLSGISNDLRQIKKAASKGNSRAKLALDIFIYRLKKYISAYFGILGGADAIVFTGGIGENNPDIIKKVRVALNVFFKKAGTKILVIPTDEELIIARKTYELVSKKI, from the coding sequence ATGAGGATCCTTGTTCTCAATTCAGGTTCTTCCTCAATTAAGTATAGTCTTTTTGCTATACCGGGTGAGAAGCTCCTGAAAAAAGGTTTGGTTGAAAGAATCGGCCAGAAAAAAAGCCGCATAAAGAATCATAAGCAGGCCTTAGAGAAGATATTAAAAGATAGGCAAGACATTGATGCGATAGGGCATCGTGTAGTACATGGGGCAGAGAACTTTAGAAAACCACAGATAATAACAAAGAAAGTTTTAGTAAGGTTAGAGCGCTTATCTAGCTTAGCACCTCTTCATAATCCGGCTAACATCACAGGTATTAAGGTCTGTGCTAAAATTTTACCCTCTGTTGCGCAGGTTGCTGTATTTGATACAGCATTTCATCAGGCCATGCCTGCATACGCATATATGTATGGACTTCCTTTTAGTTATTACCGTCGATTTGGCATACGCAGATATGGATTTCATGGCACAAGCCATGAGTATGTTGCAGTTAAAGCAGCAGGTGTTCTTGGCAAGCCGTTATCCAAACTGAAATTGATTACCTGCCATTTAGGAAACGGCTCAAGTATTGCCGCAGTCAAAGCCGGCCGTTCTATTGATACGAGTATGGGATTTACGCCTTTAGAAGGCCTGCTCATGGGCACTAGGAGCGGAGATATAGATCCGGCCTTAATATTTTTCTTGAAAAAGAAATTAGGAGTATCGCTGGGGAGAATCGAACACATACTAAACAAAGAAAGCGGCCTCAAAGGACTCTCAGGAATAAGTAATGATTTAAGGCAGATAAAGAAGGCGGCTTCCAAAGGCAATAGTCGAGCAAAACTAGCCCTGGATATATTTATCTACCGCCTGAAAAAATATATCAGCGCTTATTTTGGAATCTTAGGTGGAGCAGACGCGATTGTTTTTACCGGCGGCATTGGTGAGAATAATCCAGATATAATAAAAAAGGTTAGAGTCGCCCTTAATGTTTTTTTTAAAAAAGCAGGGACAAAAATATTGGTTATACCTACGGATGAAGAGTTGATTATCGCCCGAAAAACTTATGAATTAGTCAGCAAAAAGATATGA
- a CDS encoding ferritin-like domain-containing protein gives MGKQGSKISGVDVKELINDLNRAYADEWLAIYSYKYMAETVTGLGYEDMAEFLEKIAKDEAEHASELADRIQELGGLPLSNIAELEKNANAPYPRPPKSTSDYKSIINVVTDAEAGAIDVYQKIANKTQGKDHVTYQLACHILAEEVQHEEMFEDLLD, from the coding sequence ATGGGTAAGCAAGGATCAAAGATTTCAGGAGTTGATGTTAAGGAATTGATCAATGATTTAAACAGGGCTTATGCTGATGAATGGTTGGCGATATATTCCTATAAATACATGGCAGAGACTGTGACTGGGCTAGGATATGAGGATATGGCTGAATTTCTAGAAAAGATTGCCAAGGATGAAGCTGAGCATGCGAGTGAGCTTGCAGATAGGATCCAGGAATTAGGGGGCCTGCCACTTTCCAATATAGCTGAACTTGAAAAAAATGCAAATGCTCCCTATCCAAGGCCACCTAAAAGTACCTCTGATTATAAGAGTATTATTAATGTAGTTACAGATGCTGAGGCCGGGGCAATTGATGTCTATCAGAAAATCGCCAACAAGACCCAAGGTAAAGACCACGTCACATATCAGCTTGCCTGCCATATCTTAGCAGAAGAAGTTCAACATGAAGAGATGTTTGAGGATTTGCTGGATTAG